The DNA segment ATTGGGCTATTCTGAATCAGAACTTCTACAGAAAACTTTTCAGGACATTACGCATCCGGATGATTTAGGTGAAGACCTGAATAATGTGGATAAATTACTTCATGGTGTCATTAACAATTACACTATGGAAAAACGTTATATTTGTGCGGATCAATCGTATCTCTGGATCTCTCTGACTGTAGCTTTAAATAAAACGATTGATGGTCAACCACATCATTTTATTACGGTTATTAAAGACATCAATGAACAGAAAATAGCAGAGCAGGCATTATTAATGCTCCAGCAAGAGTTGGAACAGCGCGTTTATCAACGTACCAAAGAATTAGAGCTGGCCGTTAAGCAATTAAATCAGGAGATAGAACAACGTATTGCTGTTCAAGGTCGCCTCAATGCACAAAAAGAACGCTTCCGGCTGACGTTGGAAAATACGTCCGATGCCTTTGTGGAAATTAATGATACCGGAAAAATTATTGGCTGGAACCCTTCGGCAGAACGCATTTTCGGCTGGAGTCATGATGAAGCCATGAATCAATCACTTGATACACTACTTATTCCTGCTGCGATGAGAGATCAACATAAAAAAGGATTTATACGCTATCAGGCATCAGGTCAATCAAAGATGATGGGGCAACGCCTTCAACTTACGGCACAAAAAAAGGACGGTACTGAATTCCCAGTTGAAATGACCCTGAATGAAAATACCGTTGATGGTAAACGCTTCGTGACTGCCTTTTTACATGATATCTCAGAACGGGTTCGCTTTGAAAAAGAGCTCTTAGAAAGCCGGTTACGTTTACAAACCATTGCAGATAATATGCCGGCGCTTATTTGTCATGTTGATAGAGATTTGAACTTTATTTTTGCTAATAAAACATATGAATCCTGGTTTGGTTTATCTTCTGAACAACTCAAAAAAATGAAATTGTCCGATATTATTACTCAGGACAAGTTTGACCGAGCAAAGATCCATTTAGAAAACGCACTACAGGGTATTTCAGTAACTTACGAGAGGAAACTAGTTACTGCAAAAAAAGAAATTTATCTTCAGGTCACATTGATACCTGCACAGGGTGGAGCCAATGGTATTTATATCTTGGCAATGGATATCTCAGAGTTGAAAGCCTTACAAGCAATGCATGAATATAATGCCAGTCACGATGTTTTGACCAAATTGCCCAACCGACGTGCGTTCACGTTCTTACTAGACAATGCTATCAATACAGCATCGCAAAAGGATAAAGGCCTCGCTCTCTTATTTTTAGATTTGGATAACTTCAAAACGTTTAATGATACATATGGTCACGAATTTGGAGATCGTGTTTTGACCTGCTTTGCGGATGTTATCAAGGGAACAATAAGAGAAACAGATATTGTTGCCAGGCTAGCAGGTGATGAGTTTACAGTAATTTTGACTGAGTTAAATCATCCGGATGAAGGTGTTCACCAAATTTGTGACAAGCTGTTGACGGCACTAAAAGAAGTACAAATGATCGAGCAAACACCAGTAACATTATCCGCCAGTATCGGTGCAGCTATTTGTTACGCTGGTGACAAAACCAGTATCGATGTATTGATGTCGAAGGCGGATGCAGCCATGTACAGGGCCAAAGAAGCGGGAAAAGGTATCTATTCAATTAATTAAATGCGTCCGACCTGAGGCAGATAGAAACAATGCAAGTATCCGTTTATTAAAAGAGCAGTGCCAATGTCACTGGTCATGACTGTACTAACTCAGACCTGATTTGTATAGCTAACGCTTGTTACCTATACAAATCATAAAAATTTTTTCTGCTATAAAATAACGCACCAATATAGAAGTAATTCTCATTACTTCGTGCTACTTTCTCGCTATAAAAAGATACTAACCCTAAAATAAATATGTAAGTATTAATAGTTTGTTAAGTTTAAATGTTTAAAATTAACCATGCTTCACATAAATTAATGAAAATAGTTGTTTTTTAACATTGGTAACTAGTTTTTATCAACACCGCCTACTGTATTGAAATATAATTTAAACTTAATCACTCTCGGGAGTACTTTAATGAAAAAAATTGCCGTTTTATTATCAGGATTATTGTTAAGTTGTACTTTTATTTCCACTTCCGTGTTTGCCAAAGATGTTGATGTTGGCGAAGCGATGAAAGCAATGGGCAAAAGCTATCGCCTCATCATGAAAGATACCGACCTAGCCAGCTTCAAAAAAGACTTAACCACTTTCCGTACTGCTGCTGTAGAAGCAAAATCAGGCAAAATTGAAGATACAAAAATGACTGATTTTGCAGTTGGAATGAAAGCATTGATTGATGAAACTGACGTTGTCAGCAAATTAGCAAATGATGGCAAACTGGATGCAGCAAAAACGGAAGCCGCAAAGTTACGCGACCTAATGAAAACTTATCACCATAAATTAGGTGTTTAATACAACGAATCCGCTGAATAACTTAAAAAAAGACATTATAGAGACATAATGTCTTTTTTCTATTGCTGACTCATAACAGATACTTTTGATTAAAAATCGAAGAAATCCGTTAAAAATGATTTCTTTTTACCTGAATTTGAATATTCACTATCCCGATGTTCTTCATGATGATCACGCCCATGGTCTCGGTACCTATCATGTTTATCAGAGTGAAAAGACTCATGTTCATTTTCTCTATATCTCTGATTACTTGTCTGCTGACCGACGGAGCCAAGTGAACGTTCAATGATTTTATCTAACTCTCCTCTATCAAGCCAAACCCCTCTGCACTGTGGACAATAATCTATCTCGACACCCTGTCGTTCTGTCATAACAAGATTGGTATCTTTACATACAGGACATTTCAAAATTTACCTCCTCTTCGTATAGCAATTCAGTTGATATTAACTATCATTTAGACGGTATTACAGGATCAACATGAGTCATTACATTCAATACGGAGTAATTATCCAATACTGCTTTTCTTGCTGCGACAGCAATATCATGTCCTTCTCGAACGGATAAATTACCATCAATTTCTAAGTGCACATCTACCACAATCAAATCACCCATTTTACGCGTTTTTAGATCATGGATACCGCTCACACCCTCTGTAGATTGCAGCGTATTTTTAATTTTTTCTTCTATTTCAGAATCAGCAGCTCTATCCATCAGGTCATGTAATGAATCCCACATGAATGAAGAACCCATTTTCGTCACCATTAAACCGACAATGAATGCTGCGATTGGGTCTAATAATGTATATCCCAGTAAATTACCAATAATACCGATGGCAACAACCAGCGAAGAAGCGGCATCTGACCGAGCATGCCAAGCATTAGCAACCAACATACTTGATCTCACTCGTTTCGCTACAGCCAACATATAACGAAAAAGAAGTTCTTTGGCTGCAAGAGCAAAAAGAGCCACCCAAAGTGCGATAATATGAACTTGTTGAATTGATGCCGGATCTTGAATTTTATGGATAGCGGACCAAAGCATACCAAAACCCACAATCAGCAATAATGCACCCAGAACAAGTGATGCTGCATTTTCATATCGATAATGACCATAAGGGTGATCATCATCGGCTTCTTTTTTACTTTTGTGATTCGCTAGTAAAACAACAAAATCAGCGACTAAATCAGATAGAGAATGAATACCATCAGCAATCAAACCTTGCGAACCCGAGATAACCCCGACAATAACCTGCCCTAGAGTAAGAAATAAATTTACAACAACACTTACCCACGTACTTTTTCTAGCCGCATTAAAACGAGCTGACTGTTCAGAATCATGCTCATCAAAAATGATTTCTTTTTCCATTAAGAATTCCTGCAAACAGATAATATAAAAATATATAATGGTTATTACTTGTGAACAGTCATTGAATAGTGGCAAATACCACATTTGAGTCGCAGATATGCAGCCCTACCTGATGTAGAGCGGAATGGCTAAGACTCTGAATGACAATCCAGTTTTAGGACTGGGATCTCTGTCCAAAGCGATAACCAATAAAATTAAGACTAAGAATAGTATCTGAGTTTTTGTTTCTATTGTAAACAGTATCATTGTTAATATTTAAATGAGAATTAAAATTATAAGCCATTGCAGAAAGGATACGTTTATAAGAAATATTATTTTAATAACCACGTAATCATTTTTAAATCGCATAATTGATAATGCCTATCAATTAAATTATTCGCGTTATACACATATATTTTTAATGGGCTATTATTTTAATAGGTTAATTACATGGAATTTGTATTGGACGGCGTTGTATTGGACATTTATGTATGTGATAGCCGGTGCACTAGGACTCATGATGTTAATCATTTACCAGCCAGTACTGGCCTCTTTATTCGGATTTACACCACCTAAATAGAATATTATATGCTGGTATTAGCCTTTGCAGTTACAGGTGGAGTATGCGCCGCACTTGGAAGAATATTCGTCGATCATTTCAAATGAAAGTTAGGGATAGTCCGAGTAAGTGGGTCAATTCCTCCTAGCTTGTCATTGTTTTTTAGAGTGTTTGGCGCGATTATGTCTTCCAAAAAACACCTATGTTCCACCTGTTTAGGCTATTTTTAGTGAAATCTATCTCATCTATGTCTATGTATCATCTGGTTGACCCAAAATAAGTTAGCCTAGATGAATAACATCGCCAGTTGGATATCGTTTTTCAGCAGGCTCTTGTATCTGACCTTCATCAAACCGAACTGCTGTTTGACGACACGAAACGGCTATTCCACTTTGGTAGCTACAAATATTAAATTGAACTGAACTAGCTACTTATAGAAGTGCTGACGAACGCGATCTTCTAACAATTGCCGTGCATCATTTTCTGAACTGTTTTCTAAACGATGATATAGCTCTGGTGCTATCACCCGAAATTTATCCATCACAGCTGGATCAAAATGACTACCGGTGTCTTTTTCGAGAATGGACATCGCTGCCGCAAACCCCATTGGTTCTTTATAAGGGCGTTTGGAACACAGCGCATCAAATACATCTGCAACAGCAAAAATACGCGCTGCCAGCGGAATATCGTTTCCTGAAAGCTTCCGGGGATAGCCGGAACCATTCCACTTTTCATGATGGGCCGCGACAATGGCATGAGCACCATCTAACCATCCCATACCTTTTACAATCTCTTCGCCTTGCTCAACATGGGTACGCATGATGGCCATTTCAGCATCATCCAATTTCCCTGGTTTTAATAATATGCCGTCTGATATGCCAATTTTGCCGACATCATGCAAAAAGCTACCTGCAATCAGCGCTTGCATATCATTCCCCATTAACCCCATGTGTTCCGCAATACGAGCAGCAATCCACGCAACACGATAATTGTGTGCGCCTGTATCAGAATCTCGTTTTGCAATAGCACGCCCCAGTGCCTCCATCATTGAGATGTGCGAATCGAGCACTTCATGCGTTTTTCGTTCATTATCGGCAGAAAGATAGACCACCACGGGATAAAGTGCGGCACCACAGAGTAATGATGCGAGGCCAACCATTAACGCGACCGTCAATGCTGCCGTATATATTTGTTCCTGTTGCCAGGCTGGGATGATCCGCACACCTTCAAAATAACCAGTGACCGGCGTATTCAGATCGGCGGATTCTGCCCGCAGCGGCACAAATACCCGCAACACCCAATGTTTTCCTGCAACTTTTACATTTTCATACGAGGCGGTTTTATAGTTGGGTACGCCATGTTCTGGCAGGAGTAGTTCTGCTTTTTCACCTTCTTTACTTAACGACGCAGCCAGTTTGGCGCCATTTCGATCATAGATTTCGGCGATATCAAACAACCCGCCAGAGATAGTTTTGGCTGCCATGGCGGCATGTTCTTTGGCTTCAGGACCGATAAGATTGATGGCATCATAATGTTGCGCCAATCGGCCGGATTCCTCGATAGCCAGCGACACGATCCCATTTTCAGCGCTTTCACGGGCAACAAACCATGAGATTGGGCTGGCCAATGATGCCAAGATCACGCTGACCGCCGCGATCCTGATCGCGGTTTTCTTTTGAAACGGATTCAATGCGTTGCCCTCTACGGAGTGTCCTATATATCTGTATGCAATGAAGCATACAACGCAATAAATAGCGATTTTCCGCCACACGTGGCGAACTTAGCCATGTTTTCTTTTGTCGATTTAGTTAACCACTTTCGCTATTTTTTTGAGTGTTTCTTTACTTTCACCCAATGTGCAGATGGCATCACAATGCTTCCGTAGATCTGAAAACAAGATGTAATGGATCGCAATTTTGTTGTTTTTTATCGAAGGCCGACTGAGTTGAAAGATGACATCCTTTTCCCGGCTATCTGGGATGATCAAAAATAGCGTCGATGGGTCTTCTGGGAATGAATGATACAAATCGGTGAGACGTAAGATCCCAGAGTAAATCGACGTACTTTTTTCAACTTCGAAGGCGCTGACGATTTTGTTCGTGCCTTTATTGAACCAAACGACATCAATGAGAGATATAGTGCTGCTCGTTTCTTTTTTGATGTCTAAGTCAGGAAATTTATCCAAACTAAGGAATGCAAAATTATTTCCATTGTGGCCTTTCGAGCGATCGTTTGATGCGCTAATGACATCGTATCCCAGAGAAGACCCAATTTTTAAGAGATGGTATTGCATCTCGGTGTGAAGATTTTCTTCTTCTTTTTCGCTCATGATGTCTTTATGGCGACTTTTCAATATTGAGCTGATTTTTTCCTGTTCCTGATCGGA comes from the uncultured Tolumonas sp. genome and includes:
- a CDS encoding PAS domain S-box protein, whose product is MPHDEVTRQITLDSLNILDMPPMEQLDRVTRLAAGYFKVTTALVSLIDENRQWFLSRFGLDATETPRNISFCGHAILQNDTFIVPDTKKDERFADNPLVTGIPFIRSYAGQPVYSKQGYALGTLCLIDENPHSFSINEINALKDFASMVEQYLQSLEVLIHSEQVQKNLNESEQLFEQTFTQSAVGMALVSLDGTWLRVNPFLCHLLGYSESELLQKTFQDITHPDDLGEDLNNVDKLLHGVINNYTMEKRYICADQSYLWISLTVALNKTIDGQPHHFITVIKDINEQKIAEQALLMLQQELEQRVYQRTKELELAVKQLNQEIEQRIAVQGRLNAQKERFRLTLENTSDAFVEINDTGKIIGWNPSAERIFGWSHDEAMNQSLDTLLIPAAMRDQHKKGFIRYQASGQSKMMGQRLQLTAQKKDGTEFPVEMTLNENTVDGKRFVTAFLHDISERVRFEKELLESRLRLQTIADNMPALICHVDRDLNFIFANKTYESWFGLSSEQLKKMKLSDIITQDKFDRAKIHLENALQGISVTYERKLVTAKKEIYLQVTLIPAQGGANGIYILAMDISELKALQAMHEYNASHDVLTKLPNRRAFTFLLDNAINTASQKDKGLALLFLDLDNFKTFNDTYGHEFGDRVLTCFADVIKGTIRETDIVARLAGDEFTVILTELNHPDEGVHQICDKLLTALKEVQMIEQTPVTLSASIGAAICYAGDKTSIDVLMSKADAAMYRAKEAGKGIYSIN
- a CDS encoding cytochrome b562, whose protein sequence is MKKIAVLLSGLLLSCTFISTSVFAKDVDVGEAMKAMGKSYRLIMKDTDLASFKKDLTTFRTAAVEAKSGKIEDTKMTDFAVGMKALIDETDVVSKLANDGKLDAAKTEAAKLRDLMKTYHHKLGV
- a CDS encoding zf-TFIIB domain-containing protein — protein: MKCPVCKDTNLVMTERQGVEIDYCPQCRGVWLDRGELDKIIERSLGSVGQQTSNQRYRENEHESFHSDKHDRYRDHGRDHHEEHRDSEYSNSGKKKSFLTDFFDF
- a CDS encoding cation diffusion facilitator family transporter; this translates as MEKEIIFDEHDSEQSARFNAARKSTWVSVVVNLFLTLGQVIVGVISGSQGLIADGIHSLSDLVADFVVLLANHKSKKEADDDHPYGHYRYENAASLVLGALLLIVGFGMLWSAIHKIQDPASIQQVHIIALWVALFALAAKELLFRYMLAVAKRVRSSMLVANAWHARSDAASSLVVAIGIIGNLLGYTLLDPIAAFIVGLMVTKMGSSFMWDSLHDLMDRAADSEIEEKIKNTLQSTEGVSGIHDLKTRKMGDLIVVDVHLEIDGNLSVREGHDIAVAARKAVLDNYSVLNVMTHVDPVIPSK
- a CDS encoding HD domain-containing phosphohydrolase; the protein is MNPFQKKTAIRIAAVSVILASLASPISWFVARESAENGIVSLAIEESGRLAQHYDAINLIGPEAKEHAAMAAKTISGGLFDIAEIYDRNGAKLAASLSKEGEKAELLLPEHGVPNYKTASYENVKVAGKHWVLRVFVPLRAESADLNTPVTGYFEGVRIIPAWQQEQIYTAALTVALMVGLASLLCGAALYPVVVYLSADNERKTHEVLDSHISMMEALGRAIAKRDSDTGAHNYRVAWIAARIAEHMGLMGNDMQALIAGSFLHDVGKIGISDGILLKPGKLDDAEMAIMRTHVEQGEEIVKGMGWLDGAHAIVAAHHEKWNGSGYPRKLSGNDIPLAARIFAVADVFDALCSKRPYKEPMGFAAAMSILEKDTGSHFDPAVMDKFRVIAPELYHRLENSSENDARQLLEDRVRQHFYK